The following proteins are co-located in the Nilaparvata lugens isolate BPH chromosome 14, ASM1435652v1, whole genome shotgun sequence genome:
- the LOC111057227 gene encoding zinc finger MYM-type protein 1-like, with protein MNVVEEVNENIQSPHLSVTEVEGMFKGLISILDDKRDGFEEFWKSCLKNKFSQVEEPVIPRKRRVPNRYENDGASSPHNFNTPKDYFKALYIEVCETVRSCIKERFESTGLSRLVAVEKEFLSVLVANEEGSSFEQSKDFFKNDLDVERLQIHLNMLADINRQNNLKMKSMRDVRKYLSQEPAIKKMLSEVVKVIKLLQVVPISSATAERSFSALRRLKTYLRSTMGQKRLNNLAVLHAHRDVLDEVHLSTVMNEFISSNELRRHTFSMV; from the coding sequence ATGAACGTAGTAGAAGAAGTTAACGAAAACATTCAGAGCCCTCATCTAAGTGTAACTGAAGTGGAAGGCATGTTTAAAGGATTGATTAGCATTTTAGATGATAAGCGAGATGGCTTTGAGGAGTTTTGGAAGTCGTgcttaaaaaacaaattttcacaAGTAGAAGAGCCTGTGATTCCAAGGAAACGGCGCGTTCCAAATAGATATGAAAACGACGGAGCCAGCTCACCACATAACTTCAACACCCCAAAGGACTACTTCAAAGCTCTCTACATCGAGGTGTGTGAAACGGTGCGATCTTGCATCAAAGAACGCTTTGAGTCCACGGGCTTGTCGCGGCTCGTTGCGGTCGAAAAAGAGTTTTTGAGTGTGTTAGTGGCGAACGAAGAAGGTTCAAGTTTCGAACAGTcgaaagatttttttaaaaatgaccTGGATGTTGAAAGGTTGCAAATACATCTAAACATGTTAGCCGATATTAATaggcaaaataatttaaaaatgaaatcaatGCGTGATGTAAGGAAATATCTTTCACAAGAGCCAGCCATTAAAAAAATGCTGTCAGAAGTGGTTAAAGTGATCAAGCTTCTTCAAGTAGTGCCAATTTCGTCGGCAACGGCAGAACGCTCTTTTAGTGCACTCCGTCGACTGAAGACGTATCTGAGATCAACAATGGGACAGAAACGGCTGAACAATTTAGCAGTCCTTCACGCCCACCGTGATGTCCTGGACGAAGTTCACTTGAGCACGGTGATGAACGAGTTTATAAGCAGCAATGAACTCAGAAGGCATACTTTTTCAATGGTATAA